AGCTATCAAGACCGTCATTACGATGGtatgtacatacatacacaCTTTGATCTAACCTTCTTTCCGAGCCACTTTCACCTCTAATTTTATCAACGATATTTCTCTCCCATACCACGCATTCCCCGTTTTTAATGTCCCATCGTTACGCGTCGATTTCTCAAACACTTGGAGCAATCAATTTATTTTCTCTCCGCGACAAATCGATCTGCTCGTTGTGCTACATTGAAATAAAGCCGATACGTTTATCGCGTTAATTAATTTAACGCGATAATTGATATATAATACAGTTTCAAACGAACTCTGTGTAGCCCACTTAAACGGCCGGCTTTGTTAACGATTAATCGGTCAACGTCGAACGATTATATTCGTTTGCAACATTGTTCGATTGTGCTCCGTCGTCGCGATTAAACGCGGAACGTATTTACAGAAGTTTCGCGTCGATACTGCTCCACCAGCGGAGAAGCTCTTCGCAGAAATACGTGGATCACGACTGCCTTCCAATTTTGTAGGACATTCGCGATTAAACCGGGTACGCGTAACCTCTGGGCAAGTTAATTCGTTGAACGCAGCGTTTATTCTACCCGATGCTCCCGATTACATTACCGTGAAACAGCTCACGACCACAGTCCATCGCTGCTTCAAAGATATTTCGTTTCTCAAAACGGAATTAACTCTCTTTCTTTCGCTTTCGTTTCGCGCAAACCGTATTTCTCGGCTAATCCGATAAACCCTTTTATAGAAGAGACTTGGTTCAAGCACCGTTTAAATAAAAACGGAAACTAAACGAACAGCTACACGCTTCCGTCGGGTTCCGTTTAAATCCTACGTAATGTACGCGGAGTGTCACGTCGTGACAGAACGACCGTGGACGGAACGAGGACGACGCTAGTTCCTTCGTAACGATCAAAGACCAGACAACTGGACGAATTATACTGGAACTCGAACGCTTCGGTCTGACGAGACGTATTCGAGCGCAAGCTCGAATCGTTTCGCATTCGAGAAACACGTGAATTCCGTGGAACGCGATTTTCGAGCATCAATTCTTCTCTCTCGAGACAAAATCGTTCTACTAAATTTCAATGGAATATTCTTTTAACATCGCAGGCGAAGGCAAGCGGTAAGAAGCTGCAAAGAGTGTGTTTGGCTGTCAGTTTAAAGGGTATTAGAATGACGGATCTAGCCACGGAGGAAAATCAACTTCAGGTGTCTATATACAGGTACGTGTGCATACAACATAGGTGAACGCGTTCGCGACACATTTCCTGTTTTGCGATACGCGGGCATAGTACAACACGCGCGGACTGTCACTATTCGAGAGTTCTAATCGGACGAAACCGGATTTGTTGCTTCTGGCTTGTTGTACATTTCCCCTCGCATCTGCCAACATAATACCCAAACATTCAACCTAAAATGCATTCGGAATTTCGATCAATTCGAACGAGCACGCAACGTGCGATTCAATggagaaaaaaaatattattcccTCTGCCAGTCGGAAATCACAAATTCCACGGCTTCGTATAATTGTAAACTATCCGAGAAGATATTTCACGAGGTTCGCGAGGAAGGGAAGAACGTGGTAACGACTTAGACTATACATTCTCTTAATCACATGATATTCACGGCTTTCGTTTCGCTGTAATGCCGCTTTAATTAACCTGCGGTTCGTCTAAACGACCACAATTCGAATAAAGTAAGATTTGAATACGTATCAAATGTACAACGGAATATCGCTGAAAATTCAAGTACGCTTTCTCTCTGTGTATAGAAACATAGGAAGCGAGCGTTTTTCGTATCGAATATAGAGAAAAGCGTGTAACTTTATTTTAGCAACGGGGCTGTTCAAACGCAATACGAAATTGTGTCTCGGTTCGTTGATTGCACGCGGGCAAAAGCTCTGCTTTCAAAGGAACTTCTTTTCGTCGCAGTTGCTTTGTCATGTGAGCAACGAAAATTCGCAGCGCTTTCGCAAACGCGCACCTCTCTCCGCGAAGCGAAAATAATTTAGCAAACATTTTTTACAGAATTTCATATTGTTCCGCGGACGCGACCCACGATCACGTGTTCGCATTTATCGCGACAAATTTGAACGAAACTATGGAATGCCACGCGTTCCTCTGCCCGAAGAGAAAAATGGCGCAAACGGTAACGCTGACGGTGGCGCAGGCATTTAACACAGCTTACGAGGCTTGGCAGCTGTCCCAAGCCGATCCCAGGATCCATCACGCTCAAGATAAAAGTCCATCGTTAACCGATGATAGGAACGCTGGTAAGTGAATTAACTAATCTTTctcgcgatttagaaagaatCGGAGAAAGCTAAAAGAAGACTAGCTTCGCGTTACGCCAACCGTACATAGAACGCGCATATATCCTGGATGCTATTCAGGTACATATGTAAATACGTAGAATGTAGTTGCGCCCTTAACTCTCCGAAAGTGCGGATATTGCGGAGAGTTTCGCAGAAGGTTACGAGTGCACCCTAGGAAATTGTCCGGCAATATTGGACTTGGTGCACACCGAGCGGCAACAATACGGGAAGCATGACCAATTACAACTCATGTGTTCCCTTCATTCGCGCAAACATTGTTAAACGCGTTCGCGTCAAAGGGAATTGGCCGCAACTATTTGTCACGTATAAATAATTACAGTGTGAAATTTAACGCGAAACATGATCGTAAGGCACGCCCCGTTTAAATTAGAGAAGGAGTACCGTAGGCTTTGAGACTGGAACGACCAGTGCGCGCGTGCTCCCGTTTCGAAAAATTCGTCATTTTCTAGCACGGCAGTATCTGCCTTAAATGTCCGCTCTCTCGATGAAACGTATGTCTGTTAATTACCCTACGATCGGGGTTTGTTTAGAAAACGATGgaaagaagaaggaggagaaaGGCGAGAAGTGTACGGGTAAAGTTAACGAAGAGAATAAGGCCAGCGGTCAGCGATGTAACGCGAACGGTGCTCAAAAAAATCTTCTGATCGACCTATCGAACGAGACGAAACCAGCCGGAAATTCATGGGTAAACGATCGACTCGAGCCTTTGAATTCAATTAACCGTATCGGTTAACAGTCGATGAAAGGTATTTAACGTCGATTACTACCGTATCTCTTTAGGTATGcttcgaagacgaggacgggAAGAAGGAGCAGAGGAAGAGCGAGGCCACTAACATCCCGATGACAACTTTAAGGCACAGCACGACGACGGGCACGTCGCACCACGTAGTACCGAGGCCAACGACGGgtttcaaaattcaaaacgCTTGGGGTGAATCGAGATCAGTAGACCTGATGTGCTCGTAGCAGGCGTAGCCTTCGGCCGATAGCTTCCGAGACGTGCCATTGATCACCGGTCTCTGGAAGCACCTGTCGAATAACGGCCCACCGAACAAGATCAACCAATAGACTAATTACTATCGCCGAACTCTGATACGGTCTGATTCTTAACCATCGATTTCAAAGAATGTCGATCGCCACCACCACCAATATATCAACACCCAGCTAATTCCTAATAATCCGATAACCACACCTCCTTTCCCTCCAAGACAAGACTTACCGAATACGCTTATCGATATACGATATTTTGCAAATCTCACAGAGTCACACCTACACGATTACATCTCCGCGTCATCGAGAAACAAACGATATCGAGCAGTGCTCGGAGAAACTGACTAATCGACAGACAGAAGGTTTTAGTTCGCAATTAAGATGTGGGAACAATTTTTTAAACTCTTTTCTACAACGCGTATATCCGTGCCAATTCTTTCACACATATCGTATACAATTTCGTATCACTACCTGTTAGGTATATTTTCGTATCACCCGTGCGCGCGAAttccacaggaattttaatatcTTCAACGATACTGTACCAAAAGCAAGTTggtcttttctatttttttttcaatcgAATGACATTTACAGAACGACGTCGAATCGTGTAACTGTATCATTTTTATCACCTATAACTCGAATCGGTTCTTTCCTAAATAGCTGGGCTATTTTTTCAGTTGGATGTTTTCAAATTTGCAATTTATGCAGGACAAGTATTCAAAGTGTAGACTAGAGTGattaaaaaaagagagagagagaaagaaagagagtgagagagcgaGATAATAACATAAAATGTACTAGTCGTACTTTTCATGTTAATATCGCTTCATTTTTAGAAACAATTACTTAGACAAAATTTTGTTTCgaagtaaattattttttcCTTAGGATAGTAAAAATTAGATATCGATTTTACCCTTccgaaatataaatatatatgcatTAACGGATAGTGGCGGCAAAATGATCTTAATCAAATTAATGGGCGTAGCGTAATTTGGTACATATGTACGTTATAAAATTATGTATCCCTTTAGAATATTTAATATCAAATTGTGCGTATAGTTGTTTGCGTTGCGTGTAAAATATATGATTTAACTTGTTACATACCATGCCGGATTATATTGGCCTGATATTTTAATAGCTTTTGCGAATGTATCAAAAGATCGTTTCCGATTTATATTTCATATCGTTTTAATTGTTATcgtattgttgttattttaggaAAGCTTTTTATTTCACGTTCTCCCCTTTACATGTTTATACACCTCCATATGGGCGTCATGTATCAAGTATTCATTCCCGAAGAATAACCATGTATTATTTAATGTTTGCTCCATTAATAGATTGCCATTGAAAGCAGTCTGCTATTTTCGTAGAAGATTCGACAAGTGAACGAAATAAAACTGTAATGCTGCACAATAATGATTGTTTTATAAATACAAGTCTACAAATTTAATTCTGTTCATTCTTCAGGAATGATACGGGCGATTATTATGAATAGTGTACCGTTTGTGAAAATTACATTACGCTATCAATTTCACGTGATCATTATTTAAATCTACGTGATGCGCGTCTCCGGGAAAACAGCTGTCCAATTCCGCCTAATATCATTAAGTGTTAGAatatacgagtaatacatacgTAATATACACACATATCTAATTGTGTTTCACTGTTGTATAACACTTGCATATCTAATTCCTCGCCGTTGATCTTTATAACTGAATGTTTATTTAATGCTTTTCGTGTATTTACGGATAATTTCGTAGAAATATACCAGCTATTTACGGTACATCTTTTATTGATTTTCTGCTTCGCAAGAATATTCTCTGTTTCCATAGTTACTTTAAAGATGGCGACACACGGATATCGGCTCTAGCGACGAAACGCAGCACACAAATGAAACGCACTTCTGATCGGGCGATTTAATCCTCTCGTATCGTTACGGTTAATTCATAATCGTCCAAAATAagatttttctatttaaataCCTAAAATGTACGTAAGAGAAGCGGTTGTAGGATAATACAGTTTGTAACCTGCAGTCTCGCTAGATGGAGATGCGTGTTCAATGTGTTTACTTTGGAGACCTCTTGAATAATCCATATTAGACGAAATATCGTTCATTTATCGTAGTTTCTGACAAACATGGATCAAGATCATAATGaaaaaattaagtaaaattgTTGCTTTGTACGTTTATATACCGCAAGCGTGGCAGATGTCCGTTTCAAAATTACAAATTGGAGAATGACCGTAGATGGGCGTAGTCTGGTGACGCATTAATACGTATAGCTTCAGGGTAGTCAAAAGGCAGAGAGCAAGTACCGACTCGTCAAAGAAGACGTTAATAGAGAAATTCGTTCCGAGGTTACTTCGTAAAGTGTAAAGGTTGAGCGTACGAGGGCCTTTCGGACGAAGAGCTGAGCTTCGTCGTTTAAAAGACGAATTAGAATTAATTTCAATGCACCTATAGAAAACCTATATGTTCGTGTTACTGCAGATGCTCCAAATGCAAAGCTTCTGTAACTTGATTCTTTGAAAGAGAAACTTTTTTAATGTCAGAACCGACGAAATATATAcccacatatatatacatatatgtatttgCAATACTTAGCCCGCTTAAATTTTCTCTATTCTATTTGCTTCCCTCGTCTTTCAAAATGTTTAAACAGTCAGAATTGTATCGACAACTTACAAGAGTTATTCATCGATCTCAATCGATGCATAGATTCGGAAAGTAATTTGGAAGTACAGTTTAACGTTTAACGAAAAAATGCCTTAACTTACCAAAAGAATCATTGGGCGATGAAAGGTCTCTCCTTCGAGCTTCTTACACCCTATTTTCCTCAGAATTTGTCAATATTTTCCCGCATCGTCGATTGCTCGTTTCCAATTCAACTTTGACCGCGACACCGGTCCACTACTGAAATGCAGTAGCGTAAACGATCGAAAGATGGCGCGTCGGGTACGTATAGGAGTAGCAAATCAATATGGCGTCTTCGAACAGTAATAAACCGCATTCGCGTCTTTAACGGGAAAAGTTACCGGCGCTGCCGCGCGTCGGCGCTGTTGACCGGTTGCCCATGCCCGTGAGAGCTTTTTCCCGAGGATGTTCACGGTAAGGATCCTCGAAAGGGAAGATCGACGGGTTCAACGATCCTCCAAGTTTCCCGCGGGATCCTCCAAGAAAACAACGGCTGTGATTCGTCAATACACGGTGACACCCTTCTTTTCCATGTGTCATCTCGTCGGTTGTCCCGCAAGGACAGTGTCTGTTTTACCGTGCGATCGTGCTTCCGAGAAGGagtagagagtgagagagagagcgcgAGCGTGCTCCTGCAAACTATCCGCTTACAGTGCAAGTTCTTCTTCCTCTCGAATGCTGACAAGTTCCCCAaccagatgtaaatgcgatcacaCGGTTGCCTCTTGGTTTCAATTCGGTTCTAATTTCACGGGAAACTGCTGGCTAATCGGTTGTCACGGTGCGCGAGATACCGTTGAAATTTGGTTGCGAgtgatagaaaggaagtgttcgaTACATACTCATGGTTCTGGAATTTAAGGTGGTTCACGAACGCTGTGGCTGCTCGTGCAGGTTGAAAGCGAGGACAATTCGAGAGATTCATGGTGAACCAGAGCATCGAATTGTCGTAAGTACATTCCAATTATCCAGAGACGAAAGACCCTCGAAACTGTCCAACGATTTCGATCGAATCCTTCGGTACTTTTTTCCTCCACTCGTTCGTTCACGTGACAGCTGACGGCGAAAGAGCTGTCACGATGTCACCGAAATGACAGTGTTTTAACAATGGTGACGACTTTACAGTCCTCGATAGAACTGACTCTTTTAGTTGTCGCGTGGTGTACATATTCGACCGATGGAAATTACAATTGTTTTATATAAATGGGTGTTCCCAGAGGTTACGTTCTCACGTGAATTCGTCCTCGTTCACCGGTATCGAACGAACCTTACGAAGCGTAAGTACAATCGTTTTCGTCACTTTCTTCCTGCATTCGATACACTCTTTTTCTGTTTTCATCGAACCGGAAAATTTTTGAATACATTTCACAGCTGTTGACTCCATGACTCCGGAATTGTGAAGAAGTTCGCACGATTGTCCAGCGCATAGGCAGGAATAAAGATTCCGTTAGCATAAAGAGGTTATTATCGGTAGCGGAGCGATATGTACGATTGCAACGCTATACGCGAACGAGTCACAGCCAGTCAAGAAATTAAGAGAAACTAACGAGCGGAATCGTTTGCTAGACAAATAACGCGTATTTTATTCTTTATCGGCGCACCGTTTTCAATGCGATCATTGTTTCTTAGTCGCTATTGTAGTCTTTCGCCTATAGAGAGCCGGAATCGTTTAACCGGATTCATTTAAGCGCAACATGTTTTCGTGCGTTTAAATTGAAACGGAATGAAAGGAAAAAAGTTAATTCACCGCGAAGGCGTTTCAATGGAAAGATCTATCGAGTAATCGGATTCCGATTTGCGCGAACGATGACGATCAAACGTTGACGATTCCGTGTCAACGAGCAAAGATTTAAATTCGGAACGAATTCACTCCTACGACGACGCATTACGTTAAAA
This is a stretch of genomic DNA from Xylocopa sonorina isolate GNS202 chromosome 8, iyXylSono1_principal, whole genome shotgun sequence. It encodes these proteins:
- the LOC143426448 gene encoding low density lipoprotein receptor adapter protein 1, which encodes MSFFRGLWKSSSKHKKLCEEWALANSRECVEGGGSGGTMQEEPEDASEAKFTLKYLGSTLVETPSSEEATAEAIKTVITMAKASGKKLQRVCLAVSLKGIRMTDLATEENQLQVSIYRISYCSADATHDHVFAFIATNLNETMECHAFLCPKRKMAQTVTLTVAQAFNTAYEAWQLSQADPRIHHAQDKSPSLTDDRNAENDGKKKEEKGEKCTGKVNEENKASGQRCNANGAQKNLLIDLSNETKPAGNSWVCFEDEDGKKEQRKSEATNIPMTTLRHSTTTGTSHHVVPRPTTGFKIQNAWGESRSVDLMCS